A genomic segment from Oscillospiraceae bacterium encodes:
- a CDS encoding S-ribosylhomocysteine lyase: MEKIASFTVNHNHLTQGIYTSRKDGDIVTYDLRFRRPNREAVLSNAALHTIEHLMATVLRNGCLKDKVIYFGPMGCRTGFYLLLRGAKPADAIRVTVEALKSVSEWDGEIPGAAEAECGNYKEHDLIAAKKEAAAMADILKNWTENDLVYRS, encoded by the coding sequence ATGGAAAAGATTGCGAGTTTCACGGTCAATCACAATCACCTCACACAGGGGATTTACACTTCCCGCAAAGACGGCGATATCGTAACTTACGACCTTCGTTTTCGCCGTCCCAACCGTGAAGCGGTGCTTTCAAATGCCGCTTTGCACACCATCGAACATTTGATGGCGACGGTATTGCGAAACGGCTGCTTGAAGGACAAGGTCATCTATTTCGGACCGATGGGCTGCCGGACGGGCTTTTACTTATTGCTGCGGGGCGCAAAACCCGCTGATGCCATCCGCGTTACGGTCGAAGCGTTAAAATCGGTCTCCGAATGGGATGGGGAAATCCCCGGTGCTGCCGAGGCCGAATGCGGAAATTACAAGGAACACGATCTCATTGCAGCTAAAAAAGAGGCAGCTGCGATGGCCGATATTTTAAAAAATTGGACGGAAAATGACTTGGTATATCGCTCCTGA